In the genome of Maribacter forsetii DSM 18668, the window ATAGTAAATAAATGTGATTCACCTCCAACGGTTCGTATAAAAGCTATTTTTTCAGCTAATCTATTTGTTTTAGGTCTATAAGAATTTAAGTTGTCAGTTGTTAGCTGTACCTCATTTTGATTTACTTCTTGACTATTACTGTCTACAGGCTCTCCTCCTGAAAATATCACATTATTTCCATTTATTTTTCTTACGAAAAGAAATCTATTGGTTTCTATTCCTTCTAGTTGAAAGTTGCTGATTTTACTTTGAACTGGGTCAGTAATATTATCACTTGCAGTTACTTGCCAAAAATAAGTAGCACCAATAGCTAAATTTTCTACGGTATAGGTCGTATCTGCTACGGTACTGAACAATTGCGTTTCACCTGTGTTTCCATTTCTAAGTTCAAGGGTATATTCAATATCATCATCATCACTAGATGCAGATGACCACAAAAATTCTACGGGACTTTTAACTTTTATTTGTTTGTCAGCAGGGAAATATAACTGTGGAGTTAGTGGTTGTAGATTTGAAGCAGAGGTACTATCCATCTCAAAAATTATAGTAGTTGCTTTGTCATTAAATATGCTTGCGGCTTCAAATGAGGTTTCATATTCATCTTTATCTGCCTGCACTGAGTAATCGCCAATTAGAATATCTTGAATGGTGAAATTGCCTTCACTATCCGTAAATACGGTATTTGAAGCTGGATTGGTCGTTATTTTTACATTTTCTAGAGGAAGATTGTCTCCATTGGTTACCACTTTACCTTCAAGAGAGCCAAATGTTTGATCACCAAGAGTTTCTTCTTCACAAGATAAAAATAGAAGTGATGAAATTATTACAGTGAAATAGTAAATATTTTTAAAATGAACCATTCTATATTCAATTAAATTATTAAAGTTTTTTTCCAATTCTAAATTCCATCCCTACACTGAAATTATAGTAGAAATCATCTCGTTTTCCATTTACGATATCGTCAATGGCATCACTTGTTGTATGATTATTTTCAGCACTTATAAAAAAGGATAGTCTAGGATTTATATTGTATTTTAATGCAAGACCATATTGTAAATTGATACCAGAAGTATCTTCGGCAATATTTGGATCAGGAGTTCTAATGTCAAAAATACCACCAACACCACCATATACATAAGGGGTTAATCTGTCTAAAGGAAGAAAAGTATACCCAAGAGTTAAGTTTCCGCTCATATACTCTTTGTGGAAATTTTGACCTCCCCTAAAGTAGAAGTAATCTCCTTTTATCCCAATGTCAAACTTGGGAGATAAATAACGACTGTATTTAATGCCTCCACCAAATCCAAAAGATTTATTTGTGAAATCTCCATTAAATATGGGAGCGTTACCTTTTACTGATATTCCTGAATTTAAAATTTCGCTTGCCTGGGTTCTGTTATATAGAAGAGTAGACTCTTCTTCAGCTTTTCTTAAATTGTACGTAGATACTAAAGAATCATTTTTAACCGTTCCTTCAGCAGTGCTCCAAAGATTATCTTCTACACCCTCTACTATTAAAGACTCCACCGCGTTTTCAATAGCATTTTGTATGGCTAATTGAATAGGTTCATTTTTTGTAATACCAGTTTCCACTTCTAATAATCTTTGAAATTTTACATATTTAAAAAGACTTGCATCAATAGCTTGGGATAATATCGTTTTAGAAACATAGACTGTCTTTAAAATTTTACCGTTAGATGTGGATACAGCTCTCAAATAAATAGTAATTCTATCTTGGCGATATTGTGTGGAGCCACCAACACCAAAATAGCGTGCTCCATAACCACCAGTAATAATGTTGGTGTCGTAAGAGATTATGCCACCCTCTAATAATATTCCGGCATATAGTAATGGTGGCAGGTTGGGCTTATTACTTTGATCACCAGTATATTCTTGCCTCGTGGACCGGATGATATTTCTCTCATTTAATAAGTTTGAAAGGTTTTCCCTTTCTATAGGTGTAAACCACTTAGAATCTTCCAATGCCTTAATAAGCATAGTTGTCGCACCTTGTGGAACAGCAGTGCTAAAAGTGCTCGCATTTTCTACACTTTTATATTGCCCAGTTTGATCTTTAAAATTATATACACCAACCACTATGGGTTCACTGGGTAAAGGCAGGTTTTTTAATGATGCAGATTCTGTAGTGGTTTCACCAATTCTTGATGTGCTTGGGGCAACTGGTTGGTTGTAATATGCTCCGCAACTGTTAAGTAAAATCAGCAAAGCTATTATATAGATTTTTCGAAGTAATGTCATGAATGTTTGCTTAGTTGGGTACAATAATTTGAGTTTGTTCACCTGTTGAAGTATCTAAAATGTTGATAACAAGACCTTCGCCAGATTCAAAAACTTCTAATAATAAACTACCTACATTGAAGGTGCCAGGTTCAAGACCTTCACCTAATTCAGAATCAAATACTGATCGGGTAAGTTGACTAAGTAATTGCCTGTTCAAACTTTCTTGAAAATCCTCAAGCTCAGAAGAGTCGTTATCAAAATTGCTATCTGCGGTAAATGAATTTTGAGCATTTGCTGAGCTAAGCAACCATTGGTAATTAAATGTTTCTCCTCCAAAATTCGGATTTTTAGGGGTGTACACAAATTGCTGCGAGTGGCAGTAGTCAGTAGCAACTAATAAAAGAAATAGAAGTATGGTTTTTTTCATAATTAATATTGAATTGTATTCTGCCTAATGGCTTTATTTTGCTGAAAGTAGTAGTTAACTCTTGCGATTGACTGATTTACCATTTCTTTGATATATGAACTTCTTGGATTTAAAAAGAACTGAACAACTAAGTCGTCACCGGCAAAAACTTGAATCTGGGTATTACCACCAATGGCTAGCACTTCATCGACTTTTACCATCTTATTCCCTTTAATATTATTGTTATTATAAGCCAGATAAAACATTTGATAAAAATCTCTGCCAGGTTTAGTTTTTGTATTCTCAAATACTAAACCGGTAAGTAAATCTATATCTTGTGCATGTTGGCTTTTTTGTTTTGAGGCAGGTTTTTCTTTGGTAATTACCTTGGGCTTCATTTCATCTTCTCCTTCAAAACCATTGATAACAATTCTGTCTTTACCAATTACTTTTTCATCTTCATATACCAATACAAAAATGATTGTTCGTTCTCCTTGACTGAGGTCTAAGGTTGCTGTACTTATGTTTTTTTGCTCTCCAGGTTCAATAACAAAGAATTGTTCATCTTTGAACTGGGTAAGTTGTGAGTTTATTTTTTTGTTTGTGGTAATTAGTGCTTTGTAGCTTAAACTCTTTTTTAGCGTAGTTTTATTATAAGCAGAGAAGGTAATGTTTGTAAGTACATTTTCAGTTTCAATTGCTATATGCGCTTCAACCTCACTATTAAACTGAGCTAAAAGTGTATAGGGTAGAGCAAATAATGCCCATGTGAATATGAGGGATATTCTATTCAATTGTATGCTTATTTTTTAGTAGTTTCTTTAGCTGTTATCACTTTGCGCTGCTGCGTTATTTGGATGTTTTTTGAATTGAAGAGGGTTAATATGACTTTAGTATGATCTTTAGGGTTGATATTTATGGTTGTGGTAGAG includes:
- a CDS encoding CsgE family curli-type amyloid fiber assembly protein, whose amino-acid sequence is MNRISLIFTWALFALPYTLLAQFNSEVEAHIAIETENVLTNITFSAYNKTTLKKSLSYKALITTNKKINSQLTQFKDEQFFVIEPGEQKNISTATLDLSQGERTIIFVLVYEDEKVIGKDRIVINGFEGEDEMKPKVITKEKPASKQKSQHAQDIDLLTGLVFENTKTKPGRDFYQMFYLAYNNNNIKGNKMVKVDEVLAIGGNTQIQVFAGDDLVVQFFLNPRSSYIKEMVNQSIARVNYYFQQNKAIRQNTIQY
- a CDS encoding CsgG/HfaB family protein, with amino-acid sequence MTLLRKIYIIALLILLNSCGAYYNQPVAPSTSRIGETTTESASLKNLPLPSEPIVVGVYNFKDQTGQYKSVENASTFSTAVPQGATTMLIKALEDSKWFTPIERENLSNLLNERNIIRSTRQEYTGDQSNKPNLPPLLYAGILLEGGIISYDTNIITGGYGARYFGVGGSTQYRQDRITIYLRAVSTSNGKILKTVYVSKTILSQAIDASLFKYVKFQRLLEVETGITKNEPIQLAIQNAIENAVESLIVEGVEDNLWSTAEGTVKNDSLVSTYNLRKAEEESTLLYNRTQASEILNSGISVKGNAPIFNGDFTNKSFGFGGGIKYSRYLSPKFDIGIKGDYFYFRGGQNFHKEYMSGNLTLGYTFLPLDRLTPYVYGGVGGIFDIRTPDPNIAEDTSGINLQYGLALKYNINPRLSFFISAENNHTTSDAIDDIVNGKRDDFYYNFSVGMEFRIGKKL
- a CDS encoding carboxypeptidase-like regulatory domain-containing protein translates to MVHFKNIYYFTVIISSLLFLSCEEETLGDQTFGSLEGKVVTNGDNLPLENVKITTNPASNTVFTDSEGNFTIQDILIGDYSVQADKDEYETSFEAASIFNDKATTIIFEMDSTSASNLQPLTPQLYFPADKQIKVKSPVEFLWSSASSDDDDIEYTLELRNGNTGETQLFSTVADTTYTVENLAIGATYFWQVTASDNITDPVQSKISNFQLEGIETNRFLFVRKINGNNVIFSGGEPVDSNSQEVNQNEVQLTTDNLNSYRPKTNRLAEKIAFIRTVGGESHLFTMNLDGTDQKQLTQEIPIAGFRQDEIEYAWHNNGGSIYYSNFNKLYTINIDGSGNRMVYESLNEEFITEVATNPANEQVVIKLNNSEGYNAQLRIVNPDSGLGTQTIITGITGALGGIDFSLDGNKILYTRDVSNTENAQYRQLDTRIFEYDLTTSTSTEINTQKPTGFNNLDAKYAPNGGFVIFTYTSNDGISENSIVRKQFDTVDIIENEVLFTNGYMPNWE
- a CDS encoding curli production assembly/transport component CsgF, with amino-acid sequence MKKTILLFLLLVATDYCHSQQFVYTPKNPNFGGETFNYQWLLSSANAQNSFTADSNFDNDSSELEDFQESLNRQLLSQLTRSVFDSELGEGLEPGTFNVGSLLLEVFESGEGLVINILDTSTGEQTQIIVPN